Proteins found in one Subtercola endophyticus genomic segment:
- a CDS encoding SRPBCC family protein has protein sequence MPVTTVEKDLDKLTITIVADFAAPLRRLWDAYTDPRQIERFWGPPTYPATFMRHDAASGGRSVYKMTGPSGDEHYGCWRWESVIPTESFEVIDSFADASGVPNTDLPATRMTFTFEATDSGSRVTSIASFGSLEQLEQLVEMGMLEGTKEAMSQIDTVLADLAAFAAERAADAQLLSDTQVRVARIIHGPIDEVWRAHNDAALMQQWLLGPEGWTMPVCEVAAAVGESYRYVWEPVGGGEGFGFTGELLESEPPYRAVTTEAMIGTDFPATLNELTLTPVEAGTLLSLVITYANVEQRDAILATGMTGGMETSYARLEGLIGQGVRA, from the coding sequence ATGCCCGTAACAACCGTCGAGAAAGACCTCGACAAGCTCACCATCACGATCGTCGCCGATTTCGCCGCGCCCCTGCGGCGGCTCTGGGACGCCTATACCGATCCGCGCCAGATCGAGCGCTTCTGGGGTCCGCCTACGTACCCCGCAACGTTCATGCGTCATGACGCCGCATCCGGTGGCCGCAGCGTCTACAAGATGACGGGGCCGTCGGGCGACGAGCACTACGGCTGCTGGCGCTGGGAATCGGTCATCCCGACCGAGTCGTTCGAGGTGATCGACTCGTTCGCAGATGCGAGCGGCGTGCCGAACACCGATCTGCCGGCGACCCGCATGACCTTCACCTTCGAAGCAACGGATTCCGGCTCGCGCGTCACGAGCATTGCGAGCTTCGGGTCACTCGAGCAACTCGAGCAGCTAGTCGAGATGGGCATGCTCGAGGGAACGAAGGAGGCCATGTCTCAGATCGACACCGTACTCGCCGACCTCGCGGCGTTCGCGGCCGAGCGCGCAGCGGATGCCCAGCTCCTCAGCGACACACAGGTGCGGGTGGCACGCATCATCCACGGCCCGATCGACGAGGTCTGGCGCGCGCACAACGACGCCGCTCTCATGCAGCAGTGGCTGCTCGGCCCGGAGGGGTGGACGATGCCGGTCTGCGAAGTTGCCGCCGCTGTCGGCGAGAGCTATCGCTACGTGTGGGAGCCAGTCGGCGGCGGTGAGGGGTTCGGTTTCACCGGCGAGCTGCTCGAATCCGAACCGCCGTACCGGGCGGTCACGACCGAAGCGATGATCGGCACGGACTTTCCGGCGACGTTGAACGAACTCACGCTCACGCCCGTCGAGGCAGGCACCTTGCTGTCGCTTGTCATCACGTACGCGAACGTGGAGCAGCGCGACGCGATCCTGGCGACCGGAATGACGGGCGGCATGGAGACGAGTTATGCGCGTCTCGAAGGGCTGATCGGGCAGGGCGTGCGCGCGTAG
- a CDS encoding agmatine deiminase family protein — protein MTWQMPAETDPHERIWMAFPRAGASLGAGDVQAGYEAWAAVAHAVAEFEPVTMVADPSEVGRAKGMLGEAIDVIEAPLDDFWMRDIGPTFVFDERGTLGAVDWTFNAWGVNHPEATWHRDDRIASFVANESGAEIVSSLLVNEGGAMHVDGEGTVLITETVQLDPRRNPHTDKRRVEAELERTVGATHVIWLPRGLTRDYEQLGTRGHVDMVAAIPSPGTLLLHEQQNPGHPDFAVSRELRSFLETTRDAAGREWRIISLPAPETLEDDEGFVDWNYVNHLVVNGGVIACGYGDERADARARELLAEVYPGRRVVTVDAREILARGGGIHCITQQQPARRAR, from the coding sequence ATGACCTGGCAGATGCCCGCCGAGACCGACCCCCATGAACGCATCTGGATGGCGTTCCCCCGCGCGGGAGCCTCCCTCGGTGCCGGCGATGTGCAGGCAGGCTACGAGGCCTGGGCCGCGGTCGCTCATGCGGTCGCCGAGTTCGAACCGGTGACCATGGTCGCCGACCCGAGCGAAGTCGGCAGGGCGAAGGGGATGCTCGGCGAGGCCATCGACGTCATCGAAGCCCCGCTCGACGACTTCTGGATGCGCGACATCGGCCCCACGTTCGTGTTCGACGAGCGCGGTACGCTCGGCGCCGTCGACTGGACGTTCAACGCCTGGGGAGTCAATCACCCCGAGGCGACGTGGCACCGCGACGACCGCATCGCTTCGTTCGTCGCAAACGAGTCGGGTGCCGAGATCGTGTCGTCGCTGCTCGTGAACGAGGGCGGCGCCATGCATGTCGACGGCGAAGGCACGGTGCTCATCACCGAGACCGTGCAGCTCGACCCGAGGCGAAACCCGCATACCGACAAGCGCCGCGTGGAGGCCGAGCTCGAGCGCACCGTCGGCGCGACCCACGTGATCTGGCTGCCGCGCGGGCTGACCCGCGACTACGAGCAGCTCGGCACGCGCGGCCACGTCGACATGGTGGCGGCCATACCGAGCCCCGGCACACTGCTGCTGCACGAGCAGCAGAACCCCGGGCATCCGGATTTCGCCGTCAGCCGCGAATTGCGATCGTTTCTCGAGACCACACGCGACGCCGCCGGCCGCGAGTGGCGCATCATCAGCTTGCCCGCGCCCGAGACCCTCGAAGACGACGAGGGCTTCGTCGACTGGAACTACGTGAACCACCTCGTGGTGAACGGCGGCGTCATCGCCTGCGGTTACGGAGACGAGCGGGCGGATGCCCGGGCGCGCGAACTGCTGGCCGAGGTCTACCCCGGGCGCCGGGTCGTGACGGTGGATGCTCGCGAGATTCTCGCTCGCGGCGGCGGCATCCACTGCATCACCCAGCAGCAGCCCGCGAGGCGCGCGCGATGA
- a CDS encoding ABC transporter permease subunit, whose amino-acid sequence MNARVLPLFRRAMTESWRSTLGWTLGVAAALLLYLPLFPSIGGADSQMGQLIANLPPQLVNALGYNDITSGAGYTESTFFGLLGFVLIVIAATSWSSSAIAGDEENGTLELTLAHAVSRQQLVLERTLAVVARLAWLALVSAVLVLALNSSAQLDLSVGDVVAVTAAYLGLGLVSATLGLAAGALTGRRIYATAAAAGVAVLGYVLNAIGNQSSGLDALRNFSPYGWAFHHTPLASGADWGGLALLYGFSAVFVAIAVVALRKRDIGG is encoded by the coding sequence ATGAACGCTCGTGTGCTTCCGCTGTTCCGCCGGGCGATGACCGAGTCGTGGCGGTCGACACTGGGGTGGACACTTGGTGTCGCGGCAGCGCTGCTCCTCTATCTGCCCTTGTTTCCCTCGATCGGCGGCGCGGACTCCCAGATGGGTCAGCTCATCGCGAACCTGCCGCCGCAGCTGGTGAACGCCCTGGGTTACAACGACATCACTTCGGGCGCGGGTTATACCGAGTCGACGTTTTTCGGGCTGCTGGGGTTTGTGCTCATCGTGATTGCGGCGACGTCGTGGAGTAGTTCGGCGATCGCCGGCGACGAAGAGAATGGCACCCTCGAACTCACGCTCGCACATGCGGTGAGTCGTCAGCAGCTGGTGCTCGAGCGAACCCTTGCCGTTGTTGCGCGGCTTGCCTGGCTCGCGTTGGTCAGCGCGGTGCTCGTTCTTGCGCTGAACTCGAGCGCCCAGCTTGATCTCTCGGTGGGCGATGTGGTGGCCGTGACGGCCGCATACCTCGGGCTCGGTCTGGTGTCGGCAACGCTCGGCCTCGCCGCGGGTGCGCTCACGGGGCGCCGCATCTACGCGACCGCAGCGGCAGCGGGGGTCGCTGTTCTCGGGTACGTGCTGAATGCGATCGGCAACCAGAGCTCTGGTCTGGATGCTCTGCGCAACTTCTCACCGTACGGCTGGGCGTTCCACCACACTCCTCTGGCGAGTGGGGCGGACTGGGGCGGCCTGGCTCTGCTCTACGGATTCAGCGCGGTGTTCGTTGCCATCGCGGTTGTCGCTCTCCGCAAGCGGGACATCGGGGGGTGA
- a CDS encoding amidase: MTFSVVEASLADLAAALVQGAVTSVELVAQYLERIARYDHSGILLNSVVVMNPDALAEARQSDGRRSRGEARGPLDGIPYTAKDSYKVRGLTVAAGSPAFAELVATDDAFTIARLRAAGAVLIGLTNMPPMANGGMQRGLYGRAESPYNADYLTAAFASGSSNGSGTATAASFAAFGLGEETWSSGRAPASNNALVAYTPSRGVISVRGNWPLVPTMDVVVPHTRTMDDLLTVLECVVADDTETRGDFWRTQPWVPIPRASDVRPVSYDELRVTGALQGMRLGVPRMYINRDDGISTPIETRASVIELWQRARADLEALGAEVVEVDLPVVSNYEGDRPGASTLATRGFVSREFAEAELWQLSMFGWHDFLEANGDPALHALADVDGPQIFPSPEGALPDRYGDDDFDLADYVTRARSEGITPLEQIPSLAEGLAGLERTRRVDFEEWLEASGLNAIVFPAVADIGAADADTNPDSAERAWRNGTWVANGNLVPRHLGIPTVTVPMGILSDIGMPVGLTFAGAAYDDSALLRYAYDYEARSRRRVAPGRTPAL, encoded by the coding sequence ATGACGTTCAGCGTGGTCGAGGCGAGCCTCGCCGACCTTGCGGCGGCCCTCGTGCAGGGAGCGGTGACGAGCGTCGAGCTGGTCGCGCAGTACCTCGAACGTATCGCCCGGTACGATCACAGCGGAATTCTGCTCAACTCGGTGGTCGTGATGAATCCCGACGCGCTCGCCGAGGCGCGCCAGTCTGACGGGCGACGGTCTCGTGGCGAAGCACGCGGCCCGCTCGACGGAATTCCGTACACCGCCAAAGACAGTTACAAGGTGCGCGGCCTCACCGTGGCGGCCGGGTCGCCGGCCTTCGCCGAGCTCGTCGCTACCGACGATGCCTTCACCATCGCTCGCCTGCGCGCCGCCGGTGCCGTGCTCATCGGACTGACGAACATGCCGCCGATGGCCAACGGTGGCATGCAGCGCGGGCTGTACGGCCGGGCCGAGAGCCCGTATAACGCCGACTACCTCACCGCGGCCTTCGCCTCGGGGTCGTCGAACGGGTCGGGCACGGCGACGGCCGCGAGTTTCGCCGCCTTCGGCCTCGGCGAAGAGACCTGGTCGTCGGGCCGCGCACCTGCTTCGAACAACGCGCTCGTCGCGTACACCCCGTCGCGAGGAGTCATCTCGGTGCGCGGCAATTGGCCGCTCGTGCCGACGATGGATGTGGTGGTGCCCCACACGAGAACAATGGATGATCTGCTGACCGTTCTCGAATGCGTCGTCGCCGACGACACCGAAACCCGCGGCGACTTCTGGCGCACCCAGCCGTGGGTGCCGATTCCGCGTGCCTCCGACGTGCGGCCGGTTTCGTACGACGAACTGCGGGTGACGGGCGCGCTGCAGGGCATGCGGTTGGGCGTACCGCGCATGTACATCAATCGCGACGACGGAATCAGCACGCCCATCGAGACCCGGGCATCCGTCATCGAACTCTGGCAGCGGGCTCGCGCCGACCTCGAAGCGCTCGGTGCCGAGGTGGTCGAAGTCGACCTGCCCGTGGTGTCGAATTACGAGGGCGATCGGCCCGGTGCATCCACTCTCGCGACCCGCGGATTCGTGTCTCGGGAGTTCGCCGAAGCCGAGCTCTGGCAGCTGTCGATGTTCGGCTGGCACGACTTTCTCGAGGCCAACGGCGACCCCGCGCTGCACGCGCTCGCCGACGTCGACGGGCCGCAGATCTTTCCGAGCCCCGAGGGGGCTCTGCCCGATCGGTATGGCGACGACGACTTCGACCTGGCCGACTATGTGACTCGGGCCCGCAGCGAGGGCATCACTCCGCTCGAGCAGATTCCGTCGCTCGCGGAGGGGCTCGCGGGTTTGGAGCGCACCCGGCGAGTGGATTTCGAGGAGTGGCTCGAGGCCTCGGGTCTGAACGCCATCGTCTTTCCCGCCGTGGCCGACATCGGCGCGGCAGATGCCGACACCAACCCCGACTCGGCAGAGCGGGCGTGGCGCAACGGAACGTGGGTGGCGAACGGCAATCTGGTGCCGCGGCACCTCGGCATCCCCACCGTGACCGTGCCGATGGGCATCCTGTCAGACATCGGGATGCCCGTGGGGCTCACCTTCGCGGGCGCGGCCTACGACGACAGTGCCCTGCTGCGTTATGCCTACGACTATGAGGCGCGAAGCCGCCGCCGGGTTGCGCCGGGCCGAACGCCTGCGCTGTAG
- a CDS encoding VOC family protein: MATTLYGISYDATDAARTASFWADVLGRTVNPGASAESASIAPNDDPAAGPTLMFHRVPEAKSVKNRVHFDLITTEFESELTRILNLGAQVRAEFDSWTTLADPEGNEFDLIRG, encoded by the coding sequence ATGGCCACCACACTTTATGGAATCAGCTACGACGCCACAGACGCCGCACGCACCGCGAGCTTCTGGGCCGACGTGCTCGGGCGCACCGTGAACCCGGGCGCCTCCGCCGAATCGGCTTCGATCGCACCGAATGACGATCCTGCCGCGGGGCCGACCCTCATGTTCCACCGGGTTCCTGAAGCGAAGAGCGTCAAGAACAGGGTGCATTTTGATCTCATCACGACGGAGTTCGAAAGCGAACTCACGCGCATCCTCAACCTCGGAGCCCAGGTGCGCGCAGAGTTCGATTCGTGGACGACCTTGGCCGACCCCGAGGGCAACGAGTTCGATCTGATTCGCGGATAG
- a CDS encoding TetR family transcriptional regulator produces MRSVPPDDATTRARIRDVAIELFGRDGFRETTVRAIAAKVGVSAALVLHHFGSKDGLRQACDEYILAEVEKPGETIGNGEKPGASANIRAWLGRTDEHRPWLRYIGRMLADGSAAGDHLFDEFVAYTERVFEEGEANGSVRPSSDPHMRAVTLTAYSMSALLLERQFARAVRSRGVGPAGAGLAGAGQAGAGPASAAAGTSAIDLTDEVVAAMALPAVEIMTHGVYTSDDLLRATREALGRGGEES; encoded by the coding sequence ATGCGTTCAGTGCCTCCCGACGATGCTACGACTCGAGCCCGTATTCGTGATGTGGCCATCGAGCTGTTCGGCCGCGACGGGTTTCGTGAGACGACGGTGCGTGCGATCGCGGCGAAGGTCGGCGTCAGCGCAGCGCTGGTGCTGCACCACTTCGGTTCGAAAGACGGGCTGCGGCAGGCGTGCGACGAATACATTCTCGCGGAGGTTGAGAAGCCGGGCGAGACGATCGGCAACGGAGAGAAGCCGGGCGCCAGTGCGAACATCCGGGCCTGGCTCGGGCGCACCGACGAGCATCGTCCGTGGTTGCGATACATCGGCCGGATGCTCGCCGACGGTTCTGCCGCGGGCGATCACCTGTTCGACGAGTTCGTCGCATACACCGAACGGGTCTTCGAAGAGGGGGAGGCGAACGGGTCGGTGCGGCCGTCGAGCGATCCCCACATGAGGGCGGTCACGTTGACCGCGTACAGCATGTCGGCGCTGTTGCTCGAGCGGCAGTTCGCGCGGGCCGTGCGGTCGAGGGGCGTGGGGCCGGCGGGCGCAGGGCTAGCGGGCGCAGGGCAAGCGGGCGCAGGGCCGGCGAGCGCGGCAGCGGGAACATCAGCGATCGACCTGACCGACGAGGTAGTGGCGGCGATGGCGCTGCCGGCGGTGGAGATCATGACGCACGGCGTGTACACCTCAGACGATCTGCTGCGTGCGACACGTGAGGCGCTCGGCCGAGGAGGTGAAGAATCGTGA
- a CDS encoding HNH endonuclease signature motif containing protein, translating into MTEPQTKRHNDRLTAELDAALVLLRQFRERLRASSLTDDELLRVVGVAAEVDRECGSIVVATAGEVGERSRPSLGGDRLSARKGCRTASELVQRITRVSSATASKLLRVGEAVRPGVSVTGQELPARFAVLGSALGGTLGGTLGGVNVCVDAANAIVTGLSVSSLRADRSAIEAAEAELVQAAVGDSAECAVPATADELRLQAAVWRSVIDPDGVEPDEERAMRHRSLSLGRATSSGVTLSGVLLPEAAARLQRLFDAYLSPVTKPVAFPLDSASVSASDSESDSASAGQPIPVDDRSRGQQQHDVFVSVLDAASRSAETPSIGGAPATVVVSVRESDVATGRGVGWVDGSDVPLSVRAVRQLVCSGGVQRVLLSDDGRIVRLGVEQRCFDGRQRRAITLRDGGCVIPGCSVPASWCEIHHVDEHAAGGPTHTDNGVLVCWFHHRTIEHSGWEIRMHAGVPQIKAPPWIDRHHRRWAPATKSRTRLADAIAERIGESERTE; encoded by the coding sequence ATGACCGAACCACAGACAAAGCGGCACAACGACCGGCTCACCGCCGAGCTCGACGCTGCGCTTGTGCTGTTGCGGCAGTTTCGTGAACGGCTGCGTGCCTCGTCGTTGACCGATGACGAGCTACTGCGTGTGGTCGGTGTCGCCGCCGAGGTCGACAGGGAATGCGGTTCGATAGTTGTCGCTACTGCCGGCGAGGTCGGCGAGAGGTCTCGGCCCTCGCTGGGCGGTGATCGGCTCTCCGCGCGAAAGGGGTGTCGCACTGCGTCGGAGCTCGTGCAGCGCATCACGCGGGTATCGTCTGCGACGGCCTCAAAGCTCTTGCGTGTGGGTGAGGCTGTTCGGCCGGGTGTCTCTGTGACCGGGCAAGAGTTGCCAGCTCGGTTTGCTGTGCTCGGTTCGGCGCTCGGTGGCACGTTAGGCGGCACGCTGGGTGGTGTGAATGTTTGCGTCGACGCTGCGAATGCAATTGTCACCGGGCTTTCGGTGTCTTCGCTTCGGGCTGACCGTTCGGCGATCGAAGCTGCAGAGGCCGAGCTGGTGCAGGCGGCTGTCGGCGACAGCGCGGAATGTGCGGTACCGGCGACGGCCGACGAGCTCCGGCTGCAGGCTGCAGTGTGGCGGTCGGTCATCGACCCCGACGGTGTTGAGCCCGATGAAGAGCGGGCCATGCGGCACCGCAGTCTTTCGCTGGGCCGGGCTACCTCTTCGGGCGTGACGCTCTCCGGAGTGCTGCTGCCCGAGGCGGCGGCGCGCCTGCAGCGCCTCTTCGACGCGTATCTTTCGCCTGTGACGAAACCGGTCGCGTTTCCGCTCGACTCGGCTTCAGTCTCTGCTTCCGACTCAGAGTCAGACTCAGCTAGCGCCGGTCAGCCGATTCCCGTGGATGACCGGTCACGAGGCCAGCAACAGCATGACGTGTTCGTGTCGGTACTCGATGCGGCGAGCCGAAGCGCCGAGACTCCGTCGATCGGTGGTGCGCCGGCGACGGTCGTGGTCAGTGTTCGTGAGTCCGACGTGGCCACCGGTCGCGGTGTGGGGTGGGTCGATGGCAGTGATGTGCCGCTTTCTGTCCGCGCAGTTCGTCAGCTGGTCTGCTCCGGGGGAGTGCAGCGTGTGCTGCTCTCTGACGACGGGCGCATCGTTCGGCTGGGCGTGGAGCAGCGTTGTTTCGACGGCCGGCAGCGGCGGGCGATCACGCTTCGAGACGGCGGTTGCGTGATTCCGGGGTGCTCGGTTCCGGCGTCGTGGTGCGAGATTCACCATGTCGATGAACATGCCGCGGGTGGTCCGACGCACACCGACAATGGGGTGTTGGTGTGCTGGTTCCATCATCGAACGATCGAGCACTCGGGGTGGGAGATCCGCATGCACGCCGGGGTTCCGCAGATCAAGGCACCACCCTGGATCGACAGGCATCACCGCCGATGGGCGCCGGCGACGAAGTCGCGAACTCGACTCGCCGACGCAATCGCCGAGCGTATCGGCGAGTCCGAGCGCACCGAATGA
- a CDS encoding SDR family NAD(P)-dependent oxidoreductase, which yields MTQTTTDTQRRELTGKTALVTGATSGIGRAIALLLASQGAEVLVHGRNAARAEQVIEEIELSGGSARFIAADLSDPAAAVQLAADAGEVDILINNAGFSWFGASADLDAETLDNLFASNVQSAFLLTAALAPAMAARGEGTIINLSSMAGIIGLAGGAAYGATKAAMSSFTQAWAAEYSPRGVRVNAVAPGPVHTGGADAANTEALGKTTLLGRAAQANEIAEVVGFLVSARASYVTGAIIAVDGGRTAI from the coding sequence ATGACCCAGACAACAACCGACACACAGCGCCGCGAGCTGACCGGAAAAACGGCGCTCGTGACGGGTGCCACCTCCGGCATCGGGCGCGCCATCGCACTTCTGCTGGCATCCCAAGGCGCAGAAGTGCTGGTGCACGGCCGCAATGCGGCTCGCGCCGAGCAGGTCATTGAAGAGATCGAACTCTCGGGCGGATCGGCGCGCTTCATCGCCGCCGACCTCAGCGACCCTGCAGCCGCCGTTCAGCTGGCGGCAGACGCCGGGGAGGTCGACATTCTCATCAACAACGCCGGGTTCTCGTGGTTCGGCGCATCTGCAGATCTCGACGCCGAAACCCTCGACAACCTTTTCGCCAGCAACGTGCAGTCTGCGTTCCTCTTGACCGCGGCCCTGGCGCCCGCAATGGCCGCGCGCGGTGAGGGCACCATCATCAACCTGTCGAGCATGGCCGGAATCATCGGTCTCGCCGGCGGCGCCGCCTACGGTGCGACGAAAGCCGCCATGTCGTCATTCACCCAGGCGTGGGCTGCCGAGTACAGTCCTCGTGGCGTGCGCGTGAACGCCGTGGCGCCCGGGCCCGTGCACACGGGCGGTGCGGATGCCGCGAACACCGAAGCCCTGGGAAAGACGACCCTGCTCGGCCGCGCTGCACAGGCGAACGAGATCGCCGAGGTCGTCGGGTTCTTGGTTTCTGCGCGAGCCAGCTATGTCACCGGAGCGATCATCGCCGTCGACGGCGGTCGCACCGCCATCTAA
- a CDS encoding TetR/AcrR family transcriptional regulator — protein sequence MAKTSAPSTPKRSARDRLLAASDELFYTEGIHTVGIDRVIEKAGVAKGSLYYIFGGKDQLIEAYLFNRHQAWMHTVQQGLDAVDEPQAKILAVFDQLGTLFAQPDFRGCAFMNATAEALPGSPEDRAATKFRGWIHELFGELAGAAGATDPKALADQLVVLYDGANTTAQMDKTAAPARTAKTMAQLVLTATPFDPPRVS from the coding sequence ATGGCCAAAACGTCAGCACCCTCGACCCCGAAGCGGTCAGCACGCGATAGGCTGCTGGCGGCCTCAGACGAGCTGTTCTACACCGAAGGCATCCACACCGTCGGAATCGACCGGGTCATCGAGAAGGCCGGCGTCGCCAAAGGGTCGCTGTATTACATCTTCGGCGGCAAAGATCAGCTCATCGAGGCCTACCTCTTCAACCGCCATCAGGCCTGGATGCACACCGTGCAACAGGGCCTCGACGCCGTCGACGAACCGCAAGCGAAGATACTCGCCGTATTCGACCAGCTCGGCACCCTGTTCGCCCAACCCGACTTTCGCGGCTGCGCGTTCATGAACGCCACCGCCGAGGCGCTTCCCGGAAGCCCCGAAGACCGGGCTGCAACGAAGTTCCGCGGCTGGATTCACGAACTGTTCGGTGAACTCGCAGGCGCTGCCGGTGCAACCGACCCGAAGGCCCTCGCCGACCAGCTCGTCGTGCTCTACGACGGCGCCAACACCACCGCGCAAATGGATAAGACCGCCGCCCCGGCCCGAACCGCGAAAACGATGGCGCAGCTTGTGCTCACCGCGACCCCTTTCGACCCACCACGGGTCAGCTGA
- a CDS encoding ArsR/SmtB family transcription factor → MVVEKVLTDEDVNRIFRALADATRRDIVRRTLVAEVSVSQLADSYDMSFAAVQKHVAVLEEARLVTKQPRGRERMVRGEPERIRQAQRLLDQFEQLWRSRIDRLDALLSEQTEHEQTEHEHPEHEQLEREHPENEKG, encoded by the coding sequence ATGGTTGTAGAAAAAGTACTCACTGACGAAGACGTGAATCGCATCTTCCGAGCGCTCGCCGACGCGACGAGGCGTGACATCGTTCGCCGAACTCTCGTCGCCGAGGTCTCGGTGTCCCAGCTCGCCGATTCGTACGACATGTCATTCGCGGCCGTGCAGAAGCACGTCGCTGTGCTCGAGGAGGCGAGGCTCGTGACGAAGCAACCACGCGGCCGCGAGCGAATGGTGCGAGGTGAGCCCGAGCGCATCCGGCAAGCCCAGCGCCTGCTCGACCAGTTCGAGCAACTCTGGCGTTCGAGAATCGACCGCCTCGACGCGCTGCTGAGTGAGCAAACCGAACACGAGCAAACCGAACACGAGCATCCCGAACACGAACAGCTCGAACGCGAACACCCCGAAAACGAGAAAGGCTGA
- a CDS encoding ABC transporter ATP-binding protein: MTGESAAVELRGVSKQYGRVSTGHLALDTIDLTVEAGSVFGMIGPNGAGKTTTMRLLLDIIRPTAGSIRVLGSDPMSGGAELRRRVGYLPGELRLEGRVTGRSLLQHYARISGPVSPGAIDALAERLGVQLDRPVRMLSKGNKQKLGLVQAFMHHPPLLVLDEPTSGLDPLVQREFLAMVREAREAGQTIFLSSHVLSEIQQVADAVAIVRSGRIVTVSSVEGLRETAVRRVRAGFADTTPGAVGEMLAGIRNLSDLVVTSASGITVPAGGAAAGSTVGSGVTEVREVTEVTEVTATVSGDIDPFVKAIARFAIVDLAIEEPDLEESVLKLYGAAGER; the protein is encoded by the coding sequence GTGACGGGGGAGTCTGCGGCGGTTGAACTCAGGGGCGTCAGCAAGCAGTATGGCCGGGTCTCTACCGGCCACCTCGCTCTCGACACCATCGACCTCACGGTCGAGGCGGGTTCGGTGTTCGGCATGATCGGGCCGAACGGTGCCGGCAAGACGACCACGATGCGGCTGTTGCTCGACATCATCCGCCCCACCGCGGGGTCGATCAGGGTTTTGGGCAGCGATCCGATGAGTGGTGGGGCCGAACTGCGGCGGCGTGTCGGGTACCTGCCGGGCGAGCTGAGACTCGAGGGTCGGGTCACGGGGCGCTCGCTGCTTCAGCACTATGCGCGCATCAGTGGGCCGGTCTCGCCCGGCGCGATCGATGCGCTCGCTGAACGGTTGGGCGTGCAGCTCGATCGCCCGGTGCGCATGCTCTCGAAGGGCAACAAGCAGAAGCTGGGCCTCGTGCAGGCCTTCATGCACCACCCGCCGCTGTTGGTGCTCGACGAGCCGACGAGCGGGCTGGATCCGCTCGTTCAGCGCGAGTTTCTTGCGATGGTGCGGGAGGCTCGAGAGGCGGGGCAAACGATATTTCTGAGTTCGCACGTTCTGAGCGAGATCCAGCAGGTGGCCGATGCGGTGGCGATTGTGCGGTCTGGGCGCATCGTGACCGTGAGTTCGGTTGAGGGGTTGCGCGAGACGGCTGTGCGCCGGGTGCGCGCGGGGTTCGCCGACACGACGCCGGGGGCGGTGGGGGAGATGCTTGCGGGCATCCGGAATCTCAGCGACCTCGTCGTGACGAGCGCGAGCGGCATTACTGTTCCCGCGGGTGGGGCTGCGGCCGGGAGTACCGTCGGGTCGGGAGTCACAGAAGTCAGAGAGGTCACGGAAGTCACGGAAGTCACTGCAACTGTCAGCGGCGACATCGACCCGTTCGTCAAGGCGATCGCGCGCTTCGCGATCGTCGATCTGGCGATCGAGGAACCAGACCTCGAAGAATCGGTGCTGAAACTGTACGGGGCAGCAGGCGAACGATGA